Proteins encoded within one genomic window of Halobacteroides halobius DSM 5150:
- a CDS encoding YidC/Oxa1 family membrane protein insertase, translating into MFSLGIFGWLGDFMQSLLIWFYGFTGSYGLAIISLTVAVRVVLFPLVAKQTRSMKKMQELQPKMEELKEKYGDDKQEFQQKTMELYQKHQVNPASGCLPLLVQMPILFGLFRGLRGWQELTGQSFLMVPDLSDPYLPLVVLTGLTMLGQSLLTQKLSGNDAANNKMLLFMPLLIVFIGYSLPSGVLLYWFTSNLIMTIQQYFLYTESTAMELKEESS; encoded by the coding sequence ATGTTTTCGCTTGGAATATTTGGCTGGTTAGGAGATTTTATGCAAAGTCTATTAATTTGGTTTTATGGATTTACAGGGAGCTATGGTTTAGCTATTATCTCATTAACTGTAGCTGTTAGAGTTGTTTTATTTCCACTAGTAGCTAAACAGACTCGTTCTATGAAAAAGATGCAGGAATTACAACCTAAGATGGAAGAATTAAAAGAAAAATATGGCGATGACAAACAAGAATTTCAACAAAAAACAATGGAGTTATACCAAAAACATCAGGTGAATCCAGCTTCAGGATGTTTACCTTTGTTAGTACAGATGCCAATTTTGTTTGGTTTGTTTAGAGGGTTAAGAGGGTGGCAGGAATTAACTGGACAATCATTTCTTATGGTGCCAGATTTAAGTGACCCTTATCTTCCTTTAGTGGTCTTAACTGGTTTAACTATGCTAGGACAAAGTTTATTAACCCAGAAATTATCTGGTAATGATGCAGCAAATAACAAAATGCTTTTATTTATGCCTTTGCTAATCGTTTTTATTGGTTATAGCTTACCTTCAGGAGTTTTATTGTATTGGTTTACTTCTAATTTAATAATGACTATTCAACAATACTTTTTATATACAGAATCGACTGCTATGGAGTTAAAGGAGGAATCTAGTTAA